One Varibaculum prostatecancerukia genomic window, TGTTTACCAACTTCTTTTGACTAAATAGTCCCGCTCCGAAAATTGCCAGTCCCACCAGGGAAAGTAATATTAGTCCGAGTATTCCTCCAGCCTTGGTAGACCAACCCAACAGTAAACCTATCCAACCGAAATCGGCGTCACCAAAGGTGGTATTAGCTTTTCCGAAGGAACCGAGAACATCCAAAAGAAATGCTGGGAGGAAGGTAATTACCAGACCATTAGCGAAGGCGCCCAGAATAGCTCCGCGCCGTCCTCCAGTGGCATTACCATAGACTCCTGCGGCACCGCCAGTAAAGAAATGAGGAACCAGACCCGGCATGATTAATGCCACGCCGAACATTGGGTTTAGCCAGATGGAAAGGACTGCTAGGCTCACTAAACCTCCCACGAAAGAGGAAAGGAAACCTATTAGCACTGCGTTTTGGGCATAGGGGAAAACAATAGGCGCGTCCAGCGCAGGTATAGCGCCGGGAACAACTTTGGCGGCAATCCCCTGGAAGGCGGGTACCAGTTCACCTAAGATGGTGCGAACCCCGAACAGTATGACTGCTACTGCCACCCCGAACTCGAGCCCCTGGGTGACCGCCTGCATTAGGTAGTTGCCCACGTTGGCGGCACCATTCGGGAACGCTTTAAAGGCTTCTTGGGAACCTGCACGGGCGATGAAAAGTACCGCCAGAATTACGTACATTAATGCCATAGAAAGCGCGGTGGCCACCATCGAATCTCGTAGGAATCGCAGCCCTTCGGGAAGTTTCAGTTCTTCGGAGGAAGCCGACATCTTCTTTCCCTTGCCACCTACGAGTTTGCCAACGCATCCAGAAACTACATACCCCGCAGTACCGAAGTGACCAATGGCGATAGAGTCATCGCCGGTGATACGACGTGTCCAGGGATGAGCAATTGCTGGCAGAGAAACCATTGCTATTCCCAACAATGCCGCTCCAAAAACAATTACGACCCAGGTGGGGTAGCCAGATGGTGCTAACACCATGGTTAACAAGGTTGCCATGAATAGCACGTGATGACCGGTGAGAAATACGTAACTGAGCGGGGTAAATCTGGCCAACACTAGCGAAACCACGAATCCCAGGATCATGATCCAGGCTACTTGTCCACCGAATTCATTTTGCGCGATACCTACGATTGCTTCATTGGTGGGTACCACTCCTTTGGCTCCGGTGGCGCCAGTTATCATTGCGCCTAGAGGCTCCAATGAGCTAGAAACTAACCCAGCACCGGCACCAATCAGCAGGAAACCCAAAGTCGCTTTAATTGCGCCACCAACAACTTTTCCAGCACCACGTTTCATCGCCGCCAAACCGACTGCGGTGATAATCCCGATTAAGAATGCCGGTACAGACAGAATCTCATTTACCAGGAAGTTTGCGATTGTAAGAACGGTATTCATAAGGAATCTCCTCGGTGGTCAAAGGTTAAATATCGTAAAGCTCGCGTAGGGCTTTATCGATTTCCGGCATGGAAGTAAAGTCTTGGATTACATGTACCGGCACCCCAACATCACCCAGAGTGGCGGCTATTTCCCCCGAGGTGAGCAGGAAGTCTGCTTCTTTGGCTCGTCCCTTTGCAGAGATAGTGTCGGTGGCCTCAACATTCAGATAGGGACTCCATCCCCATTCATCTAATACTTGATCCAGGGTGTTTTTCAGGAATAAAGAGGTTCCTAGGCCATTGCCGCACACGGTGAGTATTTTCCCTTTAGACGGAACTGAGTCGCTAGCTGTTTTCCTTGCGCTAGCTGCTCGATCAGGTTTCTTGGCGCTGGGAGTCTTATCTTGACCTTTCGGCTTTGCAGTCTGCGAGTCGAAGATTTCGCGTAGTTCTTCCTCACTGTTTGCTGCACTAAGCGAGTCTCTTTTAGAAGCCAACAGTTTGGCTAGCTCTTTCATCGCCTCTAGATGGGAAGAGGTGTCGGTAGCAGCGAAAGCCACTAACAGGTCAACCGGATCATTAGATTTATGGTTAAACGCTACTGGGGGATCCAGTCGCACCCAGGAAAAGGAAGTTTCTTTTACTGCCGCCGATGGCCGTGCATGAGCGAATGCAAACCCCGGTGCTATTACGATGTAGGGGCCTTTTTCCTCAACTGATTCGATCATAGCCTCTGTATATTCGGGAGTGATTTTTCCGGCCGATTCCAAAAGCTGCCCAGCATGGCGAATCGCTGAGCGCCAATCGCTCTCTGAGCTGTGTAAATCAACTGCCCCAGTTGCCAGTAATCTATTTAGAGTTGACATGCATCCCCCTTGAAAGACACTAGAAATTGTTGCTGAATCGGGTCAGCGCTATTTTTTATCCTACGGTAAGAAGAGCTATTATCGTGTCCTTTTAAAAGTTTCTGCTCGGCATCCTAGATTAGGCACCACACCGCCTTGGCGCTAAAAACACATGAGGCACACTGAGGTATTGCGAACGTATTGCGTCTGTAATATATTTTCTTTGTGCGAGTTTTTATTTTGGATCGCGTATCGCAACGACATCCAGAGTTACTGAAAGAAGACGTCCTGCACGCTTTCGAAAATCATTTCTTGCATGCTCAAAGAGATAACGGCTCCTGGCTGGGGGTAGGTGCAGATTCAAATGGTAGAAATATAGAAATGCTTTATCGGATGAGTGGTAATGAGGTGCTTATCTACCATGCAATGACTCCGCCTACCAGGAAATTTACTCGAGAAATTCGAAATCTACAAAGGAGGAAATAATGGCTAAACCTGACGAGCTGTTTACCGGTACCCGCAGCGATGAAGAAGTTGTTTCCCGATTTGGAATGACTCTTGATGAGGTTGAATCAGAGGCAAAACAAGTTGAGGACGAAAATGCTGACGACGGTCTTACCGGAGTTTTCTACTATGGTTCTCCGTTAGACCGGATTAAAGATGATGAGCCCATGCGTAATATCAGCGTGCGTTTTAGCGTCAGTGAAATAAATGCAATCGGGGAACTCGCCAAGAAGTTTCACGTCACCAGAAGTGAATATATTCGTCGTAAGGTTCTCGGCTGAACGTATTTCAAAACTAGCAAAGTCAAGTTACGTCCTGATTTTAGCCAGAAAGTGCGAAAGTAAGGACATACTTTCGCATAATTGTGTCAAAATCAGGACATAACCGCTAAGCGCGCACTTTTCGCGCCTCTGTGGTTTTGAAAAAAGATTTTTTAGACCGGTATGAAGCACTTTTCGGGCAGTTAAAGCGAGTGCGTTAGGGGGTTGAGGCAAACGGCTACGGACACCTTCATCCAGTTCTATGATTCCCCGCTGGGCGAGCTTGCCATGCGCAGCGATGGCAGCGCACTGATCGGGTTAGGGCTAGCATCACAGCAGGCCGCGGTGGCAACTGCTGCCGGTACCCGCCCTCAGGAAAAATCTTTGCCCATATTCCAAGAAACCGCCCGCTGGTTAGATAGCTATTTTCGAGGACGCGCCCCCTCCTTTACCCCAAAGCTAAAACTGAGCGGCTCAGACTTTCAGAAACGGGTTTGCGAAATCATGCTTACCATCCCCTTCGGGGAAACCGTCACCTATGGGGAAATCGCTGCCCGGATCGCGCGGGAGCGAGGTATCCCGCGAATGTCAGCGCAGGCAGTTGGGGGAGCGGTAGGGGCAAATCCGATTTTGATAATTGTTCCTTGTCACCGGGTAATTGGTGCGGGCGGTAACCTCACCGGCTATGGCGCCGGGATGGAGCGAAAAATCCAGCTGCTGAAACTAGAAAACGTTGATATGACGAGTCTGTTTGTGCCAAAGAAAAACTCGGTAGCAAAGAAACATCCGCTACCAAATAAGCTGCGCCCTCGCCCCCTAAATAAAATAGGTGTTTCGTAGGCAGCCCTATATCGCTACCTCGAAGCTGGTGGCGCTATCTTTATGTAGCCTTTAGCGGGGCTGGAGGGCGAGGTCGAAGCCCTGGGCGCGCACCGTGTTCAACATTCCGCGGCGCAGGGGCGCCTCCCGCAGCATGATCCGAGTGAGGCTATCGGTGAAAGTATCCGAGCGTTTGCCATGTGCCCGAGTGTCATAGTAGGTAGTCATTTCCTGGTCATAATCCGCAAACGCTTCCAGATAGGATCCGTCAAAGCAGTTATAGGAGTCCTCAAACATACGCAGCTCCATGGGCATCCGTGGCTTGAGCTGCGGCTGTTGCCCCGGGTAGCCAAACATTACCCCCAGGGCAGGGAAAGTCAGTTTCGGCAGTTGCAAAATCTCAATCATCCGCGCTGGGTCGTTCAAGATTGACCCTAAGAAACAGGTGCCTAACCCCAGGGATTCGGCGGCATTCACCAAATTTTGCGCCATCAGTACCGCATCGGTAAAGCCCTGAAAAAAACCGTCCATACCGCGCACGCAGCTATTATCCTCACCTTTTTCCTCCACAATCCGGTAGGAACGGTACAGGTCAGTGAGGAAAATCCACAGCTGCGGAGCATCGGCAATATAGTCCTGATTAGAAACCAGAGAAATCTGCCGCTTCTTTTCCGGATCGTTCACCTGAATAATCGAAGCCATTTGCACCCCGCAGGAGGTGGCGGTGCGTCGGGTAGCCTCTTTTAGCTGCGCTAATACCTCTGGCGAGATTGGCTGAGAATCAAAACGACGCACCGAGCGGTGTGCTAACTGGTGTTCGATAGTTTCAGACATGAGCTCTCCTTAAATCTTCGCCGATATTGCGTGCGGTTTAGCCGGTTTCTTGTCGTTAAGTTTAACCTACCTGCTGGTTAACTTGCAGCGGTGACCAGATGGGTAATATAGGCGAGGACGCTAACGGGCAGGGGGATTCATGATTAGACCAATAAGAAACTTTCAAAGAGCCGCGATTGACCATCCTCATGCGCAAAGCCTAGCCGGTCCCCTGGGAGATTTTTCTTTGTCCGACACCTGGTCGCTATCGCAACATTTAGTGCTTTACCTGCAAGAACAGGGAATAGTTAGCGGGGATCGGGTGGCAATCTGCAGTGCCAACAGCGAATACCATCTATTGCTGTGGATCGCTTGTGACCAGATAGGGGCGGTATTCGTTCCGCTGGCTAAAGCTGCCGCGCCTGCTGATTTACGAGCGATGGTGAGTGACTGTGCCCCGCGTCTGCTATTTAGCGATCAAGAAGGGGAGATACAGATAGATAGCGCCGCCCGTTCTGCCGCGGAAACTGCGCCCTCACAGGGGAGCGCCCTCGATAAGCCGTTAGTTATAAACCTGGCTCACCTGCATGAACGTATCTTGAATGCCCATAGGGAGCATCCGTTTTCGCCTGGGGAACTAGCCAGTGAGATTGCCCCGGTAGCCGAGGGCGAGCTGGCCGCAATTATCTATACCTCCGGGACTTCCGGGCGGCCGCTGGGGGTGGAGCATTCCCGCGAAACCATGTATTGGGCGTGGGCGAACTATCGTGACGCCTTCGATTACCGCAACTCTGATACCGGGTTGGCACTCGCACCCTTGTCCCATATCGGCGGGTTTAACGGCACCACCAACGATATTTTTTGTCACGGCGGAAAAGTGGTAGTGATTGCGGGGTTTTCTCCGCTTGCCGCTGCCCGGATTATTCGCGACGAGCAAGTCACTATCGGGTTCGCGGTTCCCACCATGTTCACCGGGATGCTAGATGCCCTCGAAAAAGAAAAAGGCGAGTCGCTCACGGAAAATCCGTTTCCGCATTGGCGCCGTCCCCTGATTGGAGGCGCACCCCTACCTGCAGCTTTAGCGCGGCGGATGGAAAAACTACAGCTGCGTCCGATCCAAGTGTGGGGGATGACCGAAACCGGAGGGGCTGGTTGCTACCTGGGAATAAACGAATCCTTAGCGCACCCGGAGGCCGCTGGTCGTCCCTTCACCTATTCTCAGGTGGCGGTGCGCGATGCGGATGGCAAGGTGCTACCCGCAGGTAGCCAAGGGCAAGTAACCATCGGCGGCCCGCAGGTATGTAAAACCAACTACCCGGGCAAAGCCATCAGTGCTATCGAGGGGCAAATTGAAACCGGAGATATTGGCTTTATCGGCGAGGACGGATTGCTGCGCCTGAGCGGACGGGCAAGCGATGTAATCATCAGCGGTGGGGAACACGTTTTCCCCGCGCAGGTTGAGGACGCGCTCTCAACTTTTCCCGGTATCGGGCAGGTCGCCGTAATTGGCCTGGAGGACGAATATTGGGGACAGCGAGTCTGTGCAGTAATCACCGGAACCGCCGCCCTCGAGGATATTAAACCGTTCCTAGCCGGCAAATTAGCCGCCTACAAGATTCCCAAGCAAATAATCAAAGTAGAAAACTTACCCCTAAACAGTGCCGGAAAACTATCCCGCCAAACCCTCCGAGAATCATTTGGCAACGAGGGTCGCGGGAAGTAAGTCTTCGTAGGGAGCAGGGAGTAAGTTTTATCCGAGTGGGCGCGGTGGGCATAAGAATTCGGAAAATGCCTGCGGTCTTTTTCCGAATTCTTGGGCGGGAGGAAAAACTTACTCCCTGCGCTACACACGCATATTAGGAAGTACGAGACGCTAGCAGGACGGAGGCTTCTCGGCGCGCCCTGCACATTCCTAAACGTAACTTAGACCCCAAGAGAGCTGTGGTGGTTCGGTGCCGCTGCTACAAATTTGATAGCCACTAATGCTTGACTAAGGTTTACCTTAGTTATTAGGATTT contains:
- a CDS encoding class I adenylate-forming enzyme family protein is translated as MIRPIRNFQRAAIDHPHAQSLAGPLGDFSLSDTWSLSQHLVLYLQEQGIVSGDRVAICSANSEYHLLLWIACDQIGAVFVPLAKAAAPADLRAMVSDCAPRLLFSDQEGEIQIDSAARSAAETAPSQGSALDKPLVINLAHLHERILNAHREHPFSPGELASEIAPVAEGELAAIIYTSGTSGRPLGVEHSRETMYWAWANYRDAFDYRNSDTGLALAPLSHIGGFNGTTNDIFCHGGKVVVIAGFSPLAAARIIRDEQVTIGFAVPTMFTGMLDALEKEKGESLTENPFPHWRRPLIGGAPLPAALARRMEKLQLRPIQVWGMTETGGAGCYLGINESLAHPEAAGRPFTYSQVAVRDADGKVLPAGSQGQVTIGGPQVCKTNYPGKAISAIEGQIETGDIGFIGEDGLLRLSGRASDVIISGGEHVFPAQVEDALSTFPGIGQVAVIGLEDEYWGQRVCAVITGTAALEDIKPFLAGKLAAYKIPKQIIKVENLPLNSAGKLSRQTLRESFGNEGRGK
- a CDS encoding PTS sugar transporter subunit IIA — translated: MSTLNRLLATGAVDLHSSESDWRSAIRHAGQLLESAGKITPEYTEAMIESVEEKGPYIVIAPGFAFAHARPSAAVKETSFSWVRLDPPVAFNHKSNDPVDLLVAFAATDTSSHLEAMKELAKLLASKRDSLSAANSEEELREIFDSQTAKPKGQDKTPSAKKPDRAASARKTASDSVPSKGKILTVCGNGLGTSLFLKNTLDQVLDEWGWSPYLNVEATDTISAKGRAKEADFLLTSGEIAATLGDVGVPVHVIQDFTSMPEIDKALRELYDI
- a CDS encoding PTS ascorbate transporter subunit IIC is translated as MNTVLTIANFLVNEILSVPAFLIGIITAVGLAAMKRGAGKVVGGAIKATLGFLLIGAGAGLVSSSLEPLGAMITGATGAKGVVPTNEAIVGIAQNEFGGQVAWIMILGFVVSLVLARFTPLSYVFLTGHHVLFMATLLTMVLAPSGYPTWVVIVFGAALLGIAMVSLPAIAHPWTRRITGDDSIAIGHFGTAGYVVSGCVGKLVGGKGKKMSASSEELKLPEGLRFLRDSMVATALSMALMYVILAVLFIARAGSQEAFKAFPNGAANVGNYLMQAVTQGLEFGVAVAVILFGVRTILGELVPAFQGIAAKVVPGAIPALDAPIVFPYAQNAVLIGFLSSFVGGLVSLAVLSIWLNPMFGVALIMPGLVPHFFTGGAAGVYGNATGGRRGAILGAFANGLVITFLPAFLLDVLGSFGKANTTFGDADFGWIGLLLGWSTKAGGILGLILLSLVGLAIFGAGLFSQKKLVNTHWDPTPHRPVPVSNSAVSADKSQPVVGTKTKYPKVLPPAGAPLPPAPLS
- a CDS encoding NADPH-dependent oxidoreductase; translation: MSETIEHQLAHRSVRRFDSQPISPEVLAQLKEATRRTATSCGVQMASIIQVNDPEKKRQISLVSNQDYIADAPQLWIFLTDLYRSYRIVEEKGEDNSCVRGMDGFFQGFTDAVLMAQNLVNAAESLGLGTCFLGSILNDPARMIEILQLPKLTFPALGVMFGYPGQQPQLKPRMPMELRMFEDSYNCFDGSYLEAFADYDQEMTTYYDTRAHGKRSDTFTDSLTRIMLREAPLRRGMLNTVRAQGFDLALQPR
- a CDS encoding methylated-DNA--[protein]-cysteine S-methyltransferase — encoded protein: MRQTATDTFIQFYDSPLGELAMRSDGSALIGLGLASQQAAVATAAGTRPQEKSLPIFQETARWLDSYFRGRAPSFTPKLKLSGSDFQKRVCEIMLTIPFGETVTYGEIAARIARERGIPRMSAQAVGGAVGANPILIIVPCHRVIGAGGNLTGYGAGMERKIQLLKLENVDMTSLFVPKKNSVAKKHPLPNKLRPRPLNKIGVS